The proteins below come from a single Bremerella sp. JC817 genomic window:
- the tssI gene encoding type VI secretion system tip protein TssI/VgrG: protein MNKAQENRAFALEDSLGNDFYLLSFQGEEGLSKLSQYHLSLVSRRQDRQHKPEEVINKEVKLRLNVGDSSKRYIKGYIKRFSADYQAGTMVEFHAEMVPWLWFATQTTDCRIFEDKTIPEIIEAVFNSDPLSSIAKFKLKLQKNYPKLEYCVQYRETDFNFVSRLMEEAGIFYFFDGSGDGSSSDTLILADNSQAYFDATEKDVYHRTTSAGTHGTQPEIIEWNHRWEFVAGKFVNTDHTFKEPYENFEKNSETKISNPLSSDFKKYELYDYPGNFVDSKSSGQASEHSTSNSKVRIGSEEHGFDRIQASSDCVSFGPGAKFKLNSKRVHADSGKTYAIVAMSHSGTNPNYTTGEAAGDKYINNFTCVPEDTVFNPPQTSSRPSVAGLQTATVIGPAGEEIHTDEYARIKCLFHWARPQNKDRKQPDTETSCWVRVAQASAGKKWGFLSIPRIGQEVVVDFLDGNPDRPLVVGSVYNEIQKPAYSLPDDKAKTYFKTNSTPGGNGFNELFFDDKADKERIFLHAQKDLDVRVKNDSRNLTLGNRSQIIGQEKDGEKTGWQREKVFQDKEINIKRHQIEHIEGNHQLMVGNGDESSGGNVALVVEKSVGVQIGDQGLEVTNDGSAKTWVKGSQDITVDGDWRQQSSTLHIKAESDWNSKAGANISTEAGENIEAKAGMNYNQASGMEMNLKAGMTLNIEAGASISLKVGGNFININAGGVFIQGTLVNINSGGAATSAVEASPSSPSSPEKPENEVTQAAPQDPDKAHNEETGFKSAPE, encoded by the coding sequence ATGAACAAAGCTCAAGAGAATCGCGCGTTTGCCCTGGAAGATAGCCTGGGGAATGACTTCTATCTCTTGTCGTTCCAGGGTGAAGAGGGTCTGTCGAAGCTATCGCAGTACCACTTGTCGCTCGTCTCGCGACGCCAAGACCGGCAACACAAGCCGGAAGAAGTCATCAACAAAGAAGTGAAGCTGCGGCTGAATGTTGGTGACTCGAGCAAACGCTACATCAAAGGCTACATCAAGCGATTCTCGGCCGATTACCAAGCCGGCACCATGGTCGAGTTCCATGCCGAAATGGTCCCTTGGCTTTGGTTCGCCACCCAAACCACCGACTGCCGGATCTTCGAGGACAAAACGATCCCCGAAATCATCGAGGCGGTCTTTAACAGTGATCCACTGAGCAGCATTGCCAAGTTCAAGTTGAAGCTGCAGAAGAACTATCCGAAGCTCGAATACTGCGTGCAGTATCGCGAGACCGATTTCAACTTCGTTAGCCGTTTGATGGAAGAAGCAGGCATCTTCTACTTCTTCGATGGTTCCGGAGATGGTTCGAGCAGCGACACGTTGATCCTCGCTGATAACTCGCAGGCCTACTTCGATGCCACCGAGAAAGATGTCTATCACCGAACGACTTCCGCCGGCACGCATGGCACCCAGCCGGAAATCATCGAGTGGAACCACCGCTGGGAGTTTGTGGCCGGCAAGTTCGTGAACACCGATCATACGTTCAAAGAGCCCTACGAAAACTTCGAGAAGAACTCGGAAACCAAGATCAGCAATCCGCTCAGTTCCGACTTTAAGAAGTACGAGTTGTACGACTACCCGGGAAACTTCGTCGACTCGAAGTCTTCGGGGCAAGCCAGCGAACATTCGACCTCGAACAGCAAGGTACGCATCGGTTCGGAAGAGCATGGCTTCGATCGCATACAAGCTTCAAGCGATTGCGTTTCGTTCGGACCCGGCGCCAAGTTCAAGCTGAACTCGAAACGGGTTCATGCCGATAGCGGGAAGACCTACGCGATCGTCGCAATGTCGCACTCCGGCACCAATCCGAACTACACCACCGGCGAAGCAGCGGGCGACAAGTACATCAACAACTTCACGTGTGTTCCGGAAGACACGGTCTTCAATCCACCGCAAACATCCAGCCGTCCAAGCGTGGCTGGCCTGCAAACGGCGACGGTCATTGGTCCGGCGGGCGAAGAAATTCACACCGACGAATATGCCCGGATCAAATGCCTGTTCCACTGGGCTCGCCCACAGAACAAGGATCGCAAGCAGCCCGATACCGAAACCTCGTGCTGGGTTCGCGTCGCCCAGGCATCGGCCGGCAAGAAGTGGGGATTCCTCTCCATTCCGCGCATCGGGCAAGAGGTGGTGGTCGACTTCCTGGATGGCAATCCCGATCGGCCGCTCGTGGTCGGTTCGGTCTATAACGAAATCCAGAAGCCTGCGTACAGCCTGCCGGACGACAAGGCGAAGACCTACTTCAAGACCAATAGCACCCCTGGCGGCAATGGTTTCAACGAACTGTTCTTCGACGATAAAGCGGACAAGGAACGCATCTTTCTGCATGCCCAGAAAGACCTGGACGTTCGCGTGAAGAACGACTCGCGAAATCTGACCTTGGGCAATCGCTCGCAGATCATCGGCCAAGAGAAAGATGGCGAGAAAACCGGTTGGCAGCGTGAGAAGGTCTTTCAAGACAAAGAGATCAACATCAAGCGTCACCAGATCGAACACATCGAGGGCAACCATCAACTGATGGTGGGCAACGGCGACGAGTCCTCTGGCGGCAACGTCGCCCTGGTGGTCGAGAAGAGCGTTGGCGTTCAGATCGGCGATCAAGGTCTGGAAGTCACCAACGATGGCAGTGCCAAGACCTGGGTGAAGGGCTCGCAAGATATCACCGTCGATGGCGACTGGCGTCAGCAATCGAGCACGCTGCACATCAAGGCCGAGTCGGACTGGAACTCGAAGGCTGGTGCCAACATCAGCACCGAGGCTGGCGAGAACATCGAAGCCAAGGCCGGCATGAACTACAACCAGGCCTCCGGGATGGAGATGAACCTGAAGGCGGGCATGACGCTTAACATCGAAGCGGGCGCCAGCATCTCGCTGAAGGTGGGTGGCAACTTCATCAACATCAACGCCGGCGGCGTTTTCATTCAGGGAACGCTGGTGAACATCAACAGCGGTGGTGCGGCAACCTCGGCGGTCGAAGCGAGCCCAAGCTCTCCTTCGTCCCCCGAGAAGCCAGAGAACGAAGTCACCCAGGCGGCACCGCAAGATCCCGATAAAGCCCACAACGAAGAGACCGGCTTCAAGTCGGCTCCGGAATAA
- a CDS encoding type VI secretion system tube protein Hcp, with protein MTMAGFLFIDGVPGQSGDAEHKNWINLLSVSESISRMVSRGGSGSSRNVQSAIFDDLVCVKELDKSTPKLIESMAAGTVHPVVKIDLVQSLGDKGKRLPYLQFEMKQVIITSYNFNAAVDGDGTVPTESFSLNFEEAKWTFNQYGKDGANQGKVEATWKVEEGASS; from the coding sequence ATGACAATGGCTGGTTTCCTGTTTATTGATGGTGTTCCCGGACAGAGTGGCGACGCCGAACACAAGAATTGGATCAACCTGCTTTCGGTCAGCGAAAGCATTTCCCGCATGGTTTCGCGTGGCGGATCGGGCTCGAGCCGCAACGTGCAGAGCGCAATCTTCGACGACCTGGTCTGCGTCAAGGAATTGGACAAATCGACGCCGAAGCTGATCGAATCGATGGCTGCCGGTACCGTTCATCCGGTTGTGAAAATCGACCTGGTACAATCGCTCGGCGACAAGGGCAAGCGTCTCCCTTATCTGCAGTTCGAGATGAAGCAGGTCATCATCACCAGCTACAACTTCAACGCCGCTGTCGATGGCGACGGTACCGTCCCAACTGAATCGTTCTCGCTGAACTTTGAAGAAGCCAAGTGGACCTTCAATCAGTACGGCAAAGATGGCGCCAATCAGGGTAAAGTCGAAGCTACCTGGAAGGTCGAAGAAGGCGCTTCTTCTTAA
- a CDS encoding VWA domain-containing protein, with translation MADWREGAGKPKKPQRKPANDPQPTPAKPPRDPSDWRGKKRGEPAPTGQRASEKSYLRENKSNGPKNIGVLNLLLFSLAILTGSFIAIIGCQPTKTPMLHMATLEHDDPLWAPNAFALEDLNNFTLSMEDPGSNIELYIGQGMTAGSEQQKPWINLDDDEFTSAINRYLDLTKAPGGPRPGGWVFYFSCHGVTNYDGVPYLVAKNSRALSPESGNANAKLVPLTTVLQAISDHPTIKRYPKSYKLLVFDMGRMESQWSANRLYNNFPSSVGNLLKTLPQDIQLSNTHLLLSSSDGQKSWANPHDGGTNFGLLFGKGLLGDADQMPTSVSDDSVSLSELNTYLLQSVDNWAMQHRNSRQTPQLYSIGQSPPPDQILLSRVGDAKFQIKPSNASNFDGNSPDQKRLADLWDALQLLGENGALQIAPARFSLVQYELLRAERMTESGMWYQAELTQILKSVHQAMDDLAMTIAQYNPVAEQVIVESTLPFFEGTGLQRELGKRKSYALGSLACWRLIHPEPITHVPTLAELQTNANKIAEEAKKPDTPTDKQTKPLRCEDYYAAAEFLLDGFTKANQRDMTPENIELILNYLQTAPNSPVQEANQGTHVVEVEQLLMLANFQQTLATNFGIDAASYDATPYRNAMVEVLQCRRRLERLAFTADQRVFPWLVPSLDNADSIRREAEDYLYALQPDKTLELLGPLTGAANGFQDIASKKDRLTRAYRAVDSVRISVPYLISWLTHHPYGASDRELRLNQATTALERSHDLAAALSPRKLEGESQPNYGKAPIPEEDLIREIEQNYAEVVRFLNRESQDILDAQGGKNRSDSETLLEIHDLLRVRYVARLTPSMATYDRNSLRAKQIAIAGQSLGNVNLKPVAQSPLILGLASFPKGPWQLALNQVGGAGDYQIAPIQVENEPAAAALLKATGPTVEFALNVEEQALASSLAPARSIESYPSATNATAVTAFTGVVVSDQARISGNRTTPPQIEYRIQRKEHFAWYAFRAMEDFWGNDSLNPYFDRSAEAYLGPFSQESVNATSELASTVISRLRQLRKDYPRWVDLGNPPESISDSKDDIHHKLTIHFPQSIPAGLSAIDLLANQGKAVDTSDSAGESSVTHTFQTQPVGIFQPQRSFLQIIPTKAVAQSTETIERIRFRGNARRFPLEISGTKRPDSIVQIVDVNPFPFRQPTVSVDGELSGTADVIFILDCSATMSKIVSGTPPASRMSIAKGVLQDILGTMASPKGQFRVLTYAFGSRVGWDGDNQAIQRPGVNVPAGIVPANDVMPLVNANLAPLLNQSPHQNEPGVDVARIQDAIEELDAFGETPLYYSIYLALQKIDPTKPTQIIVITDGANDQADDPTSRPFRKSAINLIDEFNKPKYANTQLQVVGFALGEQARNLQTNPSSQPPANTLAEIAWLAKEKARGGFIPADQQIELRRRIEELINIKVYFSVQRSDDPSQPTPHEFGSLWYAKDSFENQRHDYTVRELRTDDTAKIQLRGGERVRLTYDDEINQMVFQDDQADEAARAKISVDDALGFSGEYIASILNFQAPDPDTGTLEIPVRLENTNDTQFTVRPFHIWAEIQPSVTNAFAPNELFETRYFSDLLLRNETQFPEFLLELNQWQSAAKWARVKVYTQLEKPIQPAKTVSLKDLLVNNVTNTGADFAAGNFTVETSTSLDQYKYQIVVRVEPGSQGIQPHHVGIVPAPPRIQRTYDIAGDGSREILSITHRFMYESKNDVEASDHPRVEIWTRDQLTTGAPSFSVDVQIPKW, from the coding sequence ATGGCTGATTGGCGTGAAGGAGCCGGCAAACCCAAGAAGCCGCAACGGAAACCAGCCAACGATCCTCAGCCCACGCCCGCGAAACCTCCGCGTGATCCTTCCGACTGGCGCGGCAAGAAACGTGGCGAGCCTGCTCCGACTGGCCAGCGAGCTTCTGAAAAATCGTATCTCCGCGAGAACAAGTCGAACGGTCCGAAGAACATCGGCGTGCTGAACCTGTTGCTCTTCTCGCTGGCGATCCTGACCGGTTCGTTTATCGCGATCATCGGCTGTCAACCGACCAAGACGCCGATGCTTCACATGGCGACTCTGGAACATGACGATCCCTTGTGGGCACCGAACGCATTCGCCCTGGAAGACCTCAACAACTTCACGTTGTCGATGGAAGACCCTGGCAGCAACATCGAGCTATACATCGGCCAGGGAATGACGGCCGGTTCCGAACAGCAGAAGCCCTGGATCAATCTCGACGACGACGAGTTTACCTCAGCCATCAATCGCTATCTCGATCTGACGAAGGCCCCTGGCGGGCCGCGACCTGGTGGCTGGGTCTTTTATTTCAGTTGCCATGGCGTGACCAACTATGATGGCGTTCCGTACCTGGTGGCAAAGAACAGCCGGGCCCTTTCGCCCGAGAGTGGCAATGCCAACGCCAAACTGGTGCCGCTGACGACGGTCCTGCAGGCGATCTCCGATCATCCAACCATCAAGCGTTATCCCAAGTCGTACAAGTTGCTGGTCTTCGATATGGGCCGCATGGAGTCGCAGTGGTCGGCCAATCGCTTGTACAACAACTTCCCTTCGTCAGTCGGAAATCTGCTGAAGACGTTGCCACAAGACATTCAGCTTTCCAATACGCACCTGCTACTCTCGAGCAGCGACGGCCAGAAGTCGTGGGCGAATCCTCATGATGGTGGCACCAATTTTGGATTGCTGTTCGGCAAAGGCCTGCTTGGCGATGCCGACCAGATGCCGACCTCGGTTTCGGACGACAGCGTTTCACTCAGCGAACTGAATACCTACTTGCTGCAAAGCGTCGACAACTGGGCGATGCAGCATCGCAATTCTCGACAAACGCCCCAGTTGTATTCGATTGGTCAATCTCCGCCGCCGGATCAGATCTTACTGAGCCGTGTCGGTGACGCGAAGTTCCAGATCAAGCCCAGCAATGCCTCCAACTTCGATGGCAATAGTCCCGATCAGAAGCGTTTGGCCGACCTGTGGGATGCCCTGCAACTGCTGGGTGAAAATGGTGCCCTGCAGATCGCTCCGGCCCGGTTCAGCCTGGTGCAGTATGAACTGCTGCGTGCCGAGCGCATGACCGAGTCAGGCATGTGGTATCAGGCCGAGCTCACGCAGATCTTGAAATCGGTTCACCAGGCGATGGATGATCTGGCGATGACCATCGCCCAATACAATCCGGTCGCCGAGCAAGTGATCGTTGAGTCGACGTTGCCATTCTTCGAGGGAACTGGTTTACAGCGAGAGCTGGGTAAACGGAAGTCATATGCCCTGGGAAGTCTTGCCTGCTGGCGATTGATTCACCCAGAACCGATCACCCATGTTCCGACGTTGGCCGAGTTGCAAACCAACGCTAACAAAATCGCGGAAGAGGCCAAGAAGCCAGACACCCCGACCGACAAGCAAACCAAACCGCTACGCTGTGAAGACTACTACGCGGCCGCCGAGTTTCTGTTGGATGGCTTCACCAAAGCGAATCAGCGGGACATGACGCCTGAGAATATCGAGCTGATTCTCAACTACCTGCAAACGGCCCCCAATAGTCCGGTCCAGGAAGCAAACCAGGGAACGCATGTTGTCGAAGTTGAGCAACTTCTGATGCTGGCCAACTTCCAGCAGACGTTGGCCACCAACTTCGGCATCGACGCCGCTTCGTACGACGCGACTCCTTACCGCAACGCGATGGTCGAAGTTCTTCAGTGTCGCCGACGCCTCGAACGACTCGCATTTACGGCAGACCAACGAGTCTTCCCCTGGCTGGTGCCATCGCTCGACAACGCCGATTCGATCCGCCGCGAAGCCGAGGATTACCTTTACGCCTTGCAGCCCGACAAGACGTTGGAACTGCTGGGACCATTAACCGGGGCCGCCAATGGCTTCCAGGATATCGCCAGTAAAAAGGATCGCCTGACGCGAGCATACCGGGCGGTCGATTCGGTTCGAATCTCGGTGCCTTATCTCATTTCGTGGCTGACGCATCACCCTTACGGCGCGAGTGATCGCGAGTTGCGTCTGAATCAAGCCACGACCGCACTCGAGAGAAGTCACGATCTGGCAGCGGCGCTTTCGCCTCGCAAGTTGGAAGGTGAAAGCCAACCGAACTACGGCAAGGCTCCTATTCCCGAGGAAGATTTGATCCGCGAGATCGAACAAAACTATGCCGAAGTCGTTCGGTTCTTGAATCGTGAATCGCAAGATATCCTCGACGCCCAAGGAGGCAAGAATCGCTCCGACTCCGAGACGCTACTCGAAATCCACGACTTGCTACGCGTTCGCTACGTTGCTCGCTTGACCCCTTCGATGGCGACGTACGATCGCAACTCGCTACGTGCTAAACAAATTGCCATCGCCGGCCAATCGCTCGGCAACGTCAATCTGAAACCGGTCGCCCAGTCTCCGTTGATCCTGGGTCTGGCTTCGTTTCCGAAAGGCCCCTGGCAGTTAGCCTTGAATCAGGTCGGCGGTGCAGGCGACTATCAGATCGCACCAATCCAAGTCGAGAACGAACCAGCGGCCGCCGCACTGCTGAAAGCGACCGGCCCCACCGTTGAGTTTGCGTTGAATGTCGAAGAACAAGCCCTCGCCAGTTCGTTGGCACCCGCGCGGTCGATCGAATCGTACCCCAGTGCGACCAATGCGACGGCAGTGACCGCGTTCACCGGGGTTGTAGTCTCGGATCAGGCTCGCATCTCCGGAAATCGCACCACGCCTCCCCAGATCGAGTACCGAATCCAACGCAAGGAGCACTTCGCCTGGTATGCCTTCCGTGCGATGGAAGACTTCTGGGGAAACGACTCGCTGAATCCTTACTTCGATCGTTCGGCGGAAGCCTACCTCGGTCCGTTCAGTCAGGAATCGGTGAACGCGACCAGCGAACTAGCCAGTACCGTCATCAGTCGCTTGCGGCAACTGCGAAAGGATTACCCCCGGTGGGTTGATCTTGGTAATCCACCAGAATCGATCAGCGATTCCAAGGACGACATCCATCACAAGCTGACCATTCATTTCCCGCAATCGATCCCAGCCGGTCTTTCGGCGATTGACTTGCTGGCGAACCAAGGCAAGGCGGTCGATACGTCTGACTCGGCTGGCGAGTCGAGTGTCACCCACACCTTCCAGACCCAGCCCGTCGGAATCTTCCAGCCACAGCGTTCCTTCCTGCAAATCATCCCGACGAAAGCCGTGGCGCAGTCGACCGAAACGATCGAGCGAATTCGTTTCCGTGGCAATGCTCGCCGGTTCCCGCTTGAGATCTCTGGCACTAAGCGGCCTGACAGCATTGTGCAGATTGTCGACGTGAATCCATTCCCGTTCCGGCAGCCGACCGTCTCGGTCGATGGCGAACTGAGCGGAACGGCCGACGTGATCTTTATCCTCGACTGTTCCGCCACGATGTCGAAGATCGTTTCAGGGACACCGCCTGCGTCGCGAATGAGCATCGCCAAGGGCGTGCTGCAAGATATTCTCGGAACGATGGCCAGTCCGAAGGGTCAGTTCCGCGTGCTGACCTATGCCTTCGGTAGCCGAGTCGGCTGGGATGGTGATAATCAAGCGATTCAGCGGCCTGGTGTGAACGTTCCGGCCGGGATCGTGCCGGCGAACGATGTGATGCCGCTGGTCAATGCGAACCTGGCTCCACTCTTGAATCAATCGCCACATCAAAACGAACCAGGCGTCGATGTCGCTCGCATTCAGGATGCGATTGAAGAACTCGATGCCTTCGGCGAGACTCCACTTTACTATTCGATTTACCTGGCCCTGCAGAAGATCGATCCCACGAAGCCAACGCAAATTATCGTAATCACCGATGGGGCGAACGATCAGGCCGACGACCCTACCAGTCGGCCGTTCCGCAAGAGCGCTATTAACTTGATCGACGAGTTCAACAAGCCGAAGTATGCCAACACGCAGCTTCAGGTCGTGGGCTTTGCGTTGGGAGAACAGGCCCGCAACCTCCAGACTAATCCTTCGTCGCAGCCTCCTGCCAACACATTGGCGGAGATTGCCTGGCTAGCGAAAGAGAAGGCTCGTGGCGGGTTCATTCCGGCCGACCAGCAGATCGAACTTCGCCGACGCATCGAAGAACTGATCAACATCAAGGTCTATTTCTCGGTACAGCGATCGGACGATCCAAGCCAACCGACTCCACACGAGTTCGGTTCGTTATGGTACGCCAAAGATAGTTTCGAGAACCAGCGGCACGACTACACCGTGCGTGAACTACGAACCGACGACACCGCCAAGATTCAGCTTCGTGGTGGTGAGCGAGTTCGTCTGACCTACGACGACGAAATCAACCAGATGGTCTTCCAGGATGATCAGGCCGACGAAGCAGCCCGAGCGAAGATTTCGGTCGACGATGCCTTGGGCTTCAGCGGCGAGTACATCGCCAGCATCCTTAATTTCCAGGCCCCTGACCCCGATACGGGGACGCTCGAAATTCCAGTGCGTCTGGAGAACACAAATGACACGCAGTTTACCGTGCGACCGTTTCACATCTGGGCCGAGATCCAGCCGAGCGTTACGAACGCGTTCGCTCCGAACGAACTTTTCGAGACCCGCTACTTCAGCGATCTGCTGCTTCGGAACGAAACGCAGTTTCCTGAGTTTCTGCTGGAGCTAAACCAATGGCAATCGGCTGCCAAATGGGCCCGGGTCAAGGTTTACACGCAGCTCGAGAAGCCGATCCAGCCTGCCAAGACGGTCTCGTTGAAAGACCTGCTGGTGAACAACGTCACCAACACCGGGGCCGACTTTGCGGCCGGTAACTTCACGGTCGAGACTTCCACCAGCTTGGATCAGTACAAATATCAGATCGTGGTGAGGGTTGAACCGGGCAGCCAAGGCATTCAACCACATCATGTGGGAATCGTTCCGGCACCACCGCGAATCCAACGCACCTACGACATCGCCGGCGATGGCAGTCGCGAGATCCTGAGCATTACGCATCGATTCATGTACGAAAGTAAGAATGACGTCGAAGCCAGCGACCATCCACGAGTTGAAATCTGGACGCGTGATCAGCTTACAACGGGGGCTCCTTCGTTCTCGGTCGACGTACAGATTCCGAAGTGGTAG